The following proteins are encoded in a genomic region of Garra rufa chromosome 22, GarRuf1.0, whole genome shotgun sequence:
- the st6galnac gene encoding alpha-N-acetylgalactosaminide alpha-2,6-sialyltransferase 2, with translation MTGRLPSRLLLWFIGLLGIALFTLFVACMTTQIQVPWQGISLQSFHNKHFRLFSNKNDTSSSEYQPSAENESDTSEESKQNSLQKSDLRDSSESGNNTKSDQSRSNPLKPVVKPTEPDFFGDQYAKDDIPSQTNCPKNIRKLVPQTQFAEKFLQDIPVLQWAKHFTPEEYQRLSHYSGAHGWGSVTPEVLNSSLAILNTSANRLMFDDWEKRAKRSACIRCAVVGNGGILNGSRKGKEIDEHDYVFRVNGAALKGFEQDVGSRTSFYTFSTNTMRNSMRSYAQMGYRGPPISKETRYIFLPDHDRDYILMKAASTHTVIETGPERSKKPPTYFGEDVTVEKFKIYHPDFIRYLRNRFLHSHLLKTGARRIYRPSTGAVMLLAAIHTCDQVDAYGFMTPDYTLYSDHYYDKSRHPVRFYANHDMRMEMRLWQELHKAGLMNLFMRQ, from the exons ATGACAGGCCGGCTGCCTTCTAGGCTTCTGCTGTGGTTCATTGGATTGTTGGGCATCGCGTTGTTTACGTTATTCGTGGCTTGCATGACTACGCAGATTCAGGTGCCATGGCAAGGGATAAGCCTCCAAAGCTTCCACAATAAACATTTCAG gttattttccAACAAGAATGACACCAGCTCTTCAGAATATCAACCGTCTGCTGAGAATGAGTCTGACACTTCTGAAGAATCTAAGCAGAATTCATTGCAGAAATCAGATCTTCGAGATTCATCAGAGTCAGGAAACAACACAAAGTCTGATCAATCAAGGTCAAACCCCTTAAAACCAGTGGTAAAGCCCACTGAGCCAGACTTTTTTGGTGACCAGTATGCCAAAGATGACATTCCTTCACAAACA aaCTGTCCCAAAAACATTAGGAAGCTTGTGCCTCAGACTCAATTTGCTGAGAAGTTTCTGCAGGATATTCCTGTGCTTCAATGGGCAAAGCATTTCACTCCAGAAGAGTACCAGCGGTTGAGTCACTACAGTGGAGCACACGGTTGGGGAAGTGTTACTCCCGAAG TGTTGAACAGCTCACTGGCAATCTTAAATACATCTGCAAATCGGCTAATGTTTGATGACTGGGAGAAGAGAGCAAAGAGATCAGCGTGTATTCGCTGTGCCGTGGTTGGAAACGGTGGAATACTGAATGGTTCAAGGAAAGGCAAAGAGATCGATGAACATGACTATGTCTTCAG GGTGAATGGTGCAGCTCTTAAAGGGTTTGAACAGGATGTGGGATCCCGGACTTCATTCTACACTTTCTCAACCAACACCATGCGAAACTCCATGCGTAGCTATGCTCAAATGGGCTACAGAGGTCCACCCATATCCAAG GAGACCAGGTACATATTCCTACCAGACCATGACAGAGACTATATTCTTATGAAGGCGGCTTCTACACACACAGTTATTGAAACAGGCCCTGAGCGTAGCAAAAA ACCCCCTACATACTTCGGTGAAGACGTGACTGTAGAAAAATTCAAAATCTACCACCCAGACTTTATCCGCTACCTCAGAAACAG GTTCCTGCATTCGCACCTTCTGAAAACAGGCGCAAGAAGAATTTACAGGCCGTCCACAGGAGCAGTAATGCTCCTAGCTGCTATTCATACATGTGACCAg gTTGATGCATACGGGTTTATGACCCCTGACTACACTTTGTATTCAGACCACTACTACGATAAAAGTCGACATCCAGTGCGTTTCTATGCCAATCATGACATGCGAATGGAAATGAGGTTGTGGCAAGAACTGCATAAAGCCGGATTGATGAATCTCTTCATGCGCCAATAA